From Verrucomicrobiota bacterium, the proteins below share one genomic window:
- a CDS encoding efflux RND transporter permease subunit, giving the protein MEGVAEVATYGGFQKQYQIEIDPNKLLAYNIPITKVVSSVRASNNDVGGRELDRYGTTYLVRGQGYIRSLEELRLVVVGADAKGTPILLRDVAKNITLGAEMRRGAGELDGEGETVGGIVVVRFGQNVLQVIERIKAKLEAVKASLPPGMEIVTTYDRSDLIHRSIKTLTRTIIEESIIVSIIVVVFLLDFGGAVRAIVTLPIAVALAFIPMYYLGLTANIMSLAGIAIAVGALCDEAVVMVENVHKHLEHAPPGLSRKEKQEIIIRACKQLGKPLFFALSPWPGRRFFPSRSGRR; this is encoded by the coding sequence GGCGGAAGTGGCGACCTACGGCGGATTCCAGAAGCAATATCAAATCGAAATCGATCCCAACAAACTGCTCGCCTACAACATTCCTATTACCAAGGTCGTTTCCTCCGTTCGCGCCTCCAACAACGACGTCGGCGGACGCGAACTGGATCGCTACGGCACCACGTATCTAGTCCGGGGCCAGGGCTACATCCGTTCGCTCGAAGAACTCCGCCTGGTCGTCGTGGGCGCGGATGCCAAAGGCACGCCGATTCTTCTCCGCGACGTGGCCAAGAACATCACGCTCGGCGCGGAGATGCGGCGCGGCGCAGGCGAATTGGATGGCGAAGGCGAAACCGTCGGCGGCATCGTCGTGGTCCGCTTCGGCCAGAACGTCCTGCAGGTCATCGAGCGCATCAAGGCGAAGCTGGAAGCAGTCAAAGCCTCACTGCCGCCGGGAATGGAAATCGTCACCACCTACGATCGGTCCGATCTCATCCATCGCTCCATCAAAACGCTGACGCGGACGATCATTGAGGAGTCCATCATCGTCTCGATCATCGTCGTTGTGTTCCTGCTGGATTTCGGCGGCGCGGTGCGGGCTATCGTCACGTTGCCCATCGCCGTGGCGCTCGCGTTCATCCCGATGTATTACCTGGGATTGACCGCGAACATCATGTCGCTGGCAGGCATTGCCATCGCCGTCGGCGCGCTTTGCGACGAAGCCGTTGTGATGGTGGAGAATGTCCACAAGCACCTCGAACACGCGCCGCCCGGACTGAGCCGGAAGGAGAAACAGGAAATCATCATCCGGGCGTGCAAACAACTGGGCAAACCGTTGTTCTTCGCGCTGTCACCATGGCCTGGGCGGCGTTTCTTTCCATCACGATCGGGCCGGCGTTGA